From the genome of Solanum lycopersicum chromosome 12, SLM_r2.1:
atttcACTAGAtatgactatgtctatttgctgaaTGGTAAGGATAAAGCAATATAAATGTCCAGATAATGTAATATCGAAGTTAAAAATCAGTGTGAACAAAATAGAAGTGATAAGAATGAAGGGTATAAATCTCATtatgcagaaatatgtttggaaagtggaatatccatcaaactactgccatattcacctctatctaatgaaaaaccgaacattgaaagaaatgatgaatgcattataTATAAGTTCGGATTTACACAGAAtttgtgtggaggaactatccttactgcaaaagggaacaacaaaaagttttgtattttttagaaagaaagcgatTTTGTTTGTTCAGAATACAATATTTTCCATATGAGAAACGGAAAGGAAGGAAATCCATCTTGaaatttcaaagtgtgggggtatctagtcaaagaccaagttcctattcctaaaagaattaaaataggacctatgGTTGTGGaatgtaaaattagacttgagtagtctatGGATGGGTCTAAAGGGCTTAGGAAATGAAAAGGAGAATGTATTTAATAAAGACATTCAGAGGCCTAATAAATGTTAAAGGATatttacttccttcgaatatgattttgtaacatttcatgtgtcttctgtagactcattctttggaaagatggtgtcaataaacaatataggaagttaattgattttcttcaagaaaataaacatttGGATTCAACGTGAATCTTTAGAATGaaaataacagttgatggaactgttgaaaaatataaagcaagactttgtgtcaaagactttagacaaaaaaaatggttttgatcttgtcaatatatatatactcattagaaattaaaaattacatcCATTtggatgcaaaaattattagtgtgatatatgacctccaaattcatcaaataaatatgaaagGAACTTTattaaatgtagaattggatgaagaaatttacatggaataacccgagggttttgtggttcgtggtaaataaaagaaagtgtattaacttgttaagtcacattatggaagcacccaaacaatgacctaatttgatcaaaccatgtcggcaaatggattgaagaatgatggaagtgataaatgtgttcacattaaaatcataaggtcattgtttgtttgtatattggtgataatttgatcatcaatagagacaataatgacataaatgctactaaacgtatgctataaagcaagtggaatggaaattattggagttgctaatgcgatcttagatataagaatttGTAGAACTCCATAAAgtttagcattttcacggtctcattgcattgaaaaggtacttaattatttcaaatatttggatgtcaatactgtcaagtctccaataaatgtgagttttgcatttcaaaagagtgaaaacagaagtgactcacaattggattgtgctagAGTCTTGGGAAGCATGatatatatcatatagtgtgtgcgatcagatataacatttgctattttaaactgagtcgttcacaagtgatccccaataaattcattatatgacaataaatagagtttttgagtatttaaaataatacttaaaactatgtcttgcattataacaatatccaacaatattgaaagatatagttattgcaaattgaatcatcggaCGAATTaagtaaaattcacgagtgaatatgtatttactattggtagaggagaagtatcttagaaatatttcaaaagagacatgtatcgctagctctacaatgatctttgagctaggtgctctagataaggtcggtgaataagttgaaagactctgaaatttcttgatagatattctattttggcccaaaccattggcattagGATGCATACACTTTTATAGTAAATATGCAATAGGTATGGCATGGAGCATGACATATAAATGAAactctcgtcatatacgacatagacattataccgttagaaaactactctctagtggaattatcagaattgactatgtaaagtcaaaggataatgtgtcaaatccacttacaaaaaggcctaactagagaggaagttaaaagatcatctaatGGAATGAATTTACGTCTTAGGATAAGTCATCATGGGTATAACTCTATCTAGccgactggagatcccaagagctagattcaaggagaaaaacaaaattgTGAATGACGATTCGGCATTGTCaacaaactcaatccattctaatgatgaagacaatgctcagggacaaggatacaacattaagacttgttaatgagttaataaagcttaatggttttaatgagtTACTAAGTTTGGCAGaattgaccaaatagtgtatctacgcgataacacAGTTGTggatcacctatgtgagtgtaaAGTGTATGccgcttcaaagaagatgattgtcaaaagcccaTGTCTCTATACACTCTTGAAACCAGGAAGTGTTCATGGATAAAACAAACACAatcgtaagaaccataaatggtaaagggttaattgtgtgacatatggttgtctaggtatactcCAAAGTTCGACGATttaaagatatcacatctaccgattgaccgagtatatccgacatatgttcactagggaaagtccaaggggaaaccaacttatccagatgcaactAATTCTTGCTTGTGAAGTACACATACTTTTCCGTTTCTTTGTCTTCGAGTTATTCCCCATTCATGTAGgggattgttggattttaaaaaggtgtgaatggaaaatgaagagttgcgaattttatgaagagttgtgacttttatgaaatcttgcgacttttatggaaagttgtaacttttatgaaaggtgacgacttttctgaaagattgtgacttttccaaaggtttgtgacctttccggtaaggcacaataagaaccttttcgcactaccctttgttttctataaattgagggaataatttccttaagctaaaaaaaaaaagaaaatagaattcatggacttcttcttcaactactaaaatAGAATAATCTACTGTCGTGGAGTGGTTCAGTGACAcaggagtttttggtatctgtactctggtgattgagatcattttaccctgggaggtcatattccaaatcagacctcggatactagaggagaataatttccttaaggggacactgtgagttcagtggacttgatctttttcctattaaatattttccagattctggtacgtgttttacaaattttagatttgtgaattaatttcaaatcttctattcttttgttcttcacaggttaattaaacttggtaacttcgtatttctgcaaagtttgttggagtcagtaagattctttagacacatattaacaacaattattCTTTAAGACAAATATTTCgtatacttttttaaatttatatctagaaatagtttcgctactagttttaattttctagttgtgaaaatatttttaaactttgttgtcttacaaagatgttcaaagttttgttctaagtatgtttgaaatacaagatgaacaacaatttCTTATTCCTTTTCTGCAAAATTAAACTTCCATCCACCGTCTCTATTCAAGTTAGTTCTGAATTCTGATTTATAATTGCCACACCTGTGACATCTTTAGCATTCAATATTTAACTTTTCAATTGAATTCAATTTATGATCGActaaattattgttgttgtcAAAGCTTCTTCCCCTTTTTTGAGAATTTatagattttcttcaaatttcttgTGTGAGTGCTTCCCACCACCAGAATTGTTTCCTCTCCCTCTTCCTCTTCCGCGACGACCACCTTTTGAAAAGTGATAGTTAGATGAGACTTGAAGAGCTTGTTCCTCGCTACTTTGTCGATTCATTTTCTGCGCATTAATCAATAGTGAACTCTGCATTCATCAATTGAAAGTTCAGTAGTATCATTTGATTCCTCAATTGAACAAACAACATAATTGAATTTTGATGTCATGGAGCGAAGAATCTTTTCAGTAATGGTGATATCTTCCATATTTTCACCATGAATCCGCATCTTATTTTCTATTGCCATAGTCCTTGAGAAATAATCTGAAAAACTGATTCTCCCATCTTCATTTGTAATAtctcaaaattagcacaaagtgTTTGCAATAATGCTCTTTTTGCCGTTCGTTGTTCCTTGATACTTCTTCTTCAGGGAATCCCATATTTGTTTAGAAGTATCTTTGCAAAGAATACTCTCCAATATTGAGGGATCAATAGCTTGGAAAAGATACTTCTTTGCCTTAATATCTTTCAATCCTAAAATGTCCAACTCCGCCTTTTGTATGTCGGACAAGGCGGTACCAGCCGTTGGCTGTTGCACGCTAGTAGTGACAACTGGCCAGAATTCCTTGGACCTAAGGAAATTCTCCATAAGCATGCTCCAATGGTAATAATGACCATTAAAGCTTGGAATGGCAAGCTGAACAAAATTTCCAAAcgccatattttttttttgctactGCAAATAGTTCtgctgatataccgtggtttcatggtattattaatactttttccttaagtttagtgtgtctaaaagcttttttgtgctaatttttatataaaattatgtttattttgtaggaaatctatccaagctgaatgcggaggttttgagcgaagaaatgcagaagagaccacctacggagcttatgacggtccgtcgtgcttgtgacggtccgtaggtggcagcatagtgcagctgctgaaggaagatggggaagtctgaccaagtgtggggttacgcagcttgtgacggtccgtcctgcaggtttgtcaggaagttcagagaagtaataccaatacccagattccaagagttgaagtgttttgaaacgaagacgctcgacggaccgttgtgcctatgatggtccgtcatacttgtcgtcgagggtaatgaagaagagaagtagaagaaattgcataagtatgggacgacggagtctatgacggtccgtcgtgaccatgacgatccgtcgcgaggtccgtcggcccagccgcgttttggcagatttccaacaaatagagtacttgtttaattaggtttttattttttataaatagtttgaaaaacctcatttttgaggttagactctgttaggttagactttggattgttagacatcatattattagactcttTGTATTAGTGTTtaacttttgattatcattgattgttggtgatttgtGGGGATTAATCAAGCAATCTTTCGGATTTTagtctttctcattgaagtaagtacatgaattcttatttaataaatttaaatattgtgattatgtctatgagtaactaaactccataactagggttgtgggaccataggcaaataatgagataaaacctagctaaaataacaattctagaatagtgtcttgcatgtattaataattctttcgcttagaagtctttttaacggatggccaatgtttcaaatcgccttaatgctacttgccggaccaaggaggtagataattggaaaagaattattaacatagatttagtgtatactatctaataggatagtattgattggtacgaagtaataacttagtcaaatatcgaatacgatg
Proteins encoded in this window:
- the LOC138340398 gene encoding uncharacterized protein; its protein translation is MAFGNFVQLAIPSFNGHYYHWSMLMENFLRSKEFWPVVTTSVQQPTAGTALSDIQKAELDILGLKDIKAKKYLFQAIDPSILESILCKDTSKQIWDSLKKKYQGTTNDGRISFSDYFSRTMAIENKMRIHGENMEDITITEKILRSMTSKFNYVSSLLINAQKMNRQSSEEQALQVSSNYHFSKGGRRGRGRGRGNNSGGGKHSHKKFEENL